Proteins encoded by one window of Erwinia pyrifoliae DSM 12163:
- the trmJ gene encoding tRNA (cytosine(32)/uridine(32)-2'-O)-methyltransferase TrmJ, with amino-acid sequence MLQNIRIVLVETSHTGNMGSVARAMKTMGLTSLYLVNPLVKPDSQAIALAAGASDVIGEAKIVDTLDEAISGCSLVVGTSARSRSLPWPMLDPRECGLKSVEEGQQAPVALVFGRERVGLTNDELQKCHYHVAIAANPEYSSLNLAMAVQIIAYEVRMAYLQSVETPQTQPDETPYPLVEDLERFYQHMEKIMTDSGFIRAASPGQVMSKMRRLFTRARPERDELNILRGMLSSLEKRQGD; translated from the coding sequence ATGTTGCAAAATATCCGAATTGTGCTGGTGGAAACTTCTCATACCGGCAACATGGGTTCCGTTGCCCGTGCGATGAAAACGATGGGCTTAACCAGCCTCTATCTTGTTAATCCACTGGTCAAACCTGATTCACAGGCGATAGCGCTGGCCGCCGGAGCCAGTGATGTGATCGGCGAAGCAAAAATCGTTGATACGCTGGACGAGGCGATATCAGGTTGTAGCCTGGTGGTGGGCACCAGCGCGCGTTCGCGCTCATTGCCGTGGCCGATGCTGGATCCTCGGGAATGCGGTTTAAAGAGCGTCGAAGAAGGTCAGCAGGCTCCGGTCGCGCTGGTGTTTGGTCGCGAACGCGTGGGTTTGACTAACGATGAGTTGCAGAAGTGCCACTACCACGTAGCGATTGCCGCCAACCCGGAGTACAGCTCGCTGAATCTGGCCATGGCGGTACAGATTATCGCCTATGAGGTGCGCATGGCTTACCTGCAATCCGTTGAAACGCCGCAGACGCAGCCTGATGAGACTCCCTATCCGCTGGTGGAGGATCTTGAACGCTTCTATCAGCATATGGAAAAAATAATGACCGACAGCGGATTTATCCGTGCGGCCAGCCCGGGACAGGTGATGAGCAAAATGCGGCGCCTGTTTACCCGTGCTCGTCCGGAACGTGATGAACTGAATATTCTGCGCGGCATGCTGTCGTCACTTGAGAAGCGACAGGGCGATTAA
- the iscR gene encoding Fe-S cluster assembly transcriptional regulator IscR, giving the protein MRLTSKGRYAVTAMLDVALHSHEGPVPLADISERQGISLSYLEQLFSRLRKNGLVASVRGPGGGYLLGKAADAIAVGAVITAVDESVDATKCQGKEGCQGGERCLTHVLWRDLSERISDFLNNITLAELVNNQEILDVADRQNSNEIRRAPHGRKHETIDVNLRA; this is encoded by the coding sequence ATGAGACTGACATCCAAAGGCCGTTATGCTGTTACCGCTATGCTTGATGTTGCACTGCATTCTCACGAAGGCCCGGTGCCTTTAGCTGATATTTCAGAGCGGCAGGGCATCTCGCTCTCTTATCTTGAGCAGCTGTTCTCTCGTCTGCGCAAGAATGGTCTGGTGGCAAGCGTGCGCGGTCCGGGTGGGGGTTATCTGCTGGGTAAAGCAGCCGATGCCATCGCGGTAGGTGCGGTGATTACCGCCGTTGATGAATCGGTGGATGCGACCAAATGCCAGGGCAAAGAAGGCTGCCAGGGCGGTGAGCGTTGCCTGACTCACGTTTTGTGGCGTGACCTGAGCGAGCGCATCAGCGACTTCCTCAATAACATTACCCTGGCCGAGCTGGTCAACAACCAGGAGATCCTGGATGTGGCCGACCGCCAGAACAGCAATGAAATCCGTCGTGCGCCGCATGGCCGTAAGCACGAAACCATTGACGTCAATCTGCGCGCCTGA
- a CDS encoding IscS subfamily cysteine desulfurase — protein sequence MKLPIYLDYSATTPVDPRVAARMMQYLTQDGTFGNPASRSHRFGWQAEEAVDVARNQVAELVGADPREIVFTSGATEANNLAIKGAATFYQEKGRHIITCTTEHKAVLDTCAHLEHEGFSVTYLNPQSDGSITLRQLEDALRDDTVLVSIMHVNNEIGVVQDIAAIGELCRARGIVFHVDATQSVGKLPVDLGQLKVDLMSFSAHKIYGPKGIGALYVSRQPRIRLEAQIHGGGHERGMRSGTLPVHQIVGMGEAYRIAKEAMADDMARISALRSRLWQGISRIEAVAVNGSLQQGAANILNVSFGYVDGESLIMALKDLAVSTGSACTSASIEPSYVLRAIGLSDELAHSSVRFSLGRFTSEEEIDYAVQLLQKSVSRLREHSPAWQAFKASMDVQAG from the coding sequence ATGAAATTACCGATTTATCTGGATTATTCTGCCACCACGCCAGTCGATCCGCGCGTGGCAGCCAGGATGATGCAGTATCTCACCCAGGACGGCACTTTCGGCAATCCTGCCTCGCGTTCACACCGCTTTGGCTGGCAGGCTGAAGAAGCGGTCGATGTTGCCCGTAACCAGGTAGCCGAACTGGTGGGTGCTGACCCGCGCGAAATCGTTTTTACCTCCGGTGCCACCGAAGCTAACAACCTGGCGATCAAAGGTGCAGCCACTTTCTATCAGGAAAAGGGCCGCCATATCATTACCTGTACCACCGAACACAAGGCGGTGTTGGACACCTGTGCTCATCTGGAGCATGAAGGCTTTAGCGTCACTTATCTCAACCCGCAAAGTGATGGTTCCATCACGCTACGGCAACTGGAAGACGCGCTGCGCGACGACACGGTGCTGGTGTCGATCATGCACGTCAATAATGAGATTGGCGTGGTGCAGGATATTGCCGCCATCGGAGAACTTTGCCGCGCCCGTGGCATCGTCTTTCATGTGGATGCGACGCAGAGCGTAGGCAAGTTGCCCGTTGATCTCGGCCAGCTGAAAGTGGATCTGATGTCTTTCTCGGCCCATAAGATTTACGGGCCGAAAGGCATCGGCGCACTGTATGTCAGCCGTCAGCCGCGTATTCGTCTTGAAGCGCAGATCCACGGTGGCGGACACGAGCGCGGTATGCGCTCCGGAACGCTGCCGGTGCACCAGATCGTCGGCATGGGTGAGGCATACCGTATTGCTAAAGAGGCGATGGCTGACGATATGGCGCGTATCAGCGCGCTGCGTAGCAGACTGTGGCAGGGGATTAGCCGCATTGAGGCGGTTGCTGTTAACGGCTCGTTGCAGCAGGGCGCGGCGAACATTCTCAACGTCAGCTTCGGTTACGTTGATGGCGAATCGCTGATTATGGCGCTCAAAGATCTGGCAGTGTCTACCGGATCGGCCTGTACCTCCGCCAGTATAGAGCCTTCTTACGTCCTGCGTGCTATCGGGCTGAGCGATGAACTGGCGCACAGCTCTGTGCGGTTCTCTCTTGGCCGCTTCACCAGCGAAGAAGAGATTGATTATGCTGTTCAGCTGCTGCAAAAGTCAGTTTCCCGCCTGCGTGAACATTCCCCGGCGTGGCAGGCTTTTAAAGCCAGCATGGATGTGCAGGCAGGTTAA
- the pepB gene encoding aminopeptidase PepB: MTPPMNITLSTATADPRWGEKAILSSNDQGMTIHLNGSEPLVTIQRAARKIDNQGIRHVSLSGEGWDLENSWAFWQGYRGPKGEREVQWAALSDTDQQELKNRLKMVDWVRHIINLPAEELGPEQLATRAIDLLCDVACDAVSYRITKGDDLRQQNYMGLHTVGRGSSRSPVLLTLDYNPGGNDATPVFACLVGKGITFDTGGYSLKQSGFMDSMKSDMGGAATLTGALALAISRGLNKRVKLILCCADNMVSGNAFRLGDIIRYRNGKSVEVMNTDAEGRLVLADGLIDASALNPELIIDAATLTGAAKTALGNDYHALFSFDDALAESLLTSAAGENEPFWRLPLAEFHRGHLPSNFADLNNIASPAHSAGASTAAAFLSHFVRDYKQGWLHIDCSATYRKGAVDQWSAGATGLGVRTLANLLLSRA; this comes from the coding sequence ATGACCCCCCCGATGAATATTACTCTGTCAACGGCCACGGCCGACCCACGCTGGGGCGAAAAAGCGATACTGAGCAGCAACGATCAGGGTATGACCATCCACCTGAACGGCAGCGAACCGCTGGTGACCATTCAGCGCGCCGCGCGCAAAATCGACAACCAGGGCATCCGTCACGTTAGCCTGAGCGGCGAAGGCTGGGATCTGGAGAACAGCTGGGCGTTCTGGCAAGGCTATCGCGGGCCGAAAGGCGAGCGCGAAGTGCAGTGGGCAGCGTTAAGCGACACCGACCAGCAGGAACTCAAAAACCGCCTGAAGATGGTTGACTGGGTACGTCATATCATTAATCTGCCAGCGGAAGAGCTTGGCCCGGAGCAGTTGGCCACGCGTGCGATCGATCTGTTGTGTGATGTTGCCTGCGATGCGGTGAGCTATCGCATTACCAAAGGTGACGATCTGCGCCAGCAAAATTATATGGGGCTACATACCGTAGGCCGTGGCTCCTCACGCAGCCCGGTACTGCTGACGCTGGACTACAATCCGGGCGGCAACGATGCAACCCCGGTGTTTGCCTGCCTGGTTGGTAAAGGAATTACCTTTGATACCGGTGGCTACAGCCTGAAACAGAGTGGCTTTATGGACTCAATGAAGTCCGATATGGGCGGAGCGGCGACTCTGACCGGCGCGCTGGCGCTGGCCATCAGCCGTGGCCTGAACAAGCGCGTAAAGCTTATCCTGTGCTGTGCCGACAATATGGTGAGCGGCAACGCTTTCAGGCTGGGTGATATCATTCGCTATCGCAATGGCAAAAGCGTTGAGGTGATGAATACCGACGCGGAAGGGCGCCTGGTGCTGGCCGATGGCCTGATCGATGCCAGTGCGCTTAACCCGGAGCTGATTATTGACGCTGCAACGCTGACCGGCGCCGCAAAAACCGCGCTGGGGAATGATTATCACGCGTTGTTTAGCTTTGACGATGCGCTGGCCGAGTCGCTGTTAACCAGTGCTGCCGGGGAAAACGAGCCGTTCTGGCGTCTGCCGCTGGCGGAGTTCCATCGCGGCCATTTGCCGTCAAACTTTGCCGACCTCAACAATATTGCCAGCCCGGCCCATTCTGCCGGTGCCAGCACCGCAGCGGCTTTCCTGTCGCACTTCGTTCGCGACTACAAGCAGGGCTGGCTGCATATTGACTGTTCAGCCACCTACCGCAAAGGTGCCGTAGATCAATGGTCTGCCGGTGCAACCGGGCTGGGCGTGCGCACCCTGGCTAACCTGCTGCTCAGCCGCGCATAG
- the sseB gene encoding enhanced serine sensitivity protein SseB, whose product MNDLNPRLEDVLKLAATEPAHRPEFFALLMEASVIVPGVSARPEQPIDARSPVDLQHWEKEDGTDIIPFFTSVNALEEAVSGEQAYLVMPVRTLFAMTLGETLFLNPKLDSGKEFTPREITHLLGDDSNALSQQTVLEGGTSLLLSEVVTPPAQMVDSLTQLFAGLKHVRRAYMAQIKESADQPANLLIGIEADGDIDAIIQAAGSVATDTLPGDEPIDICRVAEGEKGISHFFTAHITPFYERRWGSFLRDFNVKNID is encoded by the coding sequence ATGAATGACCTTAATCCGCGTCTGGAAGACGTGCTGAAACTGGCGGCGACGGAACCTGCGCACCGCCCGGAGTTTTTCGCCCTGCTGATGGAGGCCAGCGTTATCGTGCCGGGCGTCAGTGCACGGCCCGAACAGCCGATTGATGCCCGCTCACCGGTTGACTTGCAGCACTGGGAAAAAGAGGACGGTACTGACATCATTCCGTTTTTCACCTCGGTCAATGCGCTGGAGGAAGCAGTCAGTGGCGAACAGGCATATCTGGTGATGCCGGTGCGTACGCTGTTTGCCATGACTCTGGGTGAAACGTTGTTCCTCAACCCGAAGCTGGATAGCGGTAAAGAGTTTACGCCGCGTGAAATCACGCATTTACTGGGCGATGACAGCAATGCCCTTAGCCAGCAGACGGTGCTGGAGGGAGGAACCTCGCTGTTACTGTCCGAAGTCGTAACCCCCCCGGCGCAGATGGTCGATTCACTCACCCAGCTGTTTGCCGGCTTAAAGCATGTGCGTCGTGCTTACATGGCGCAGATCAAAGAGTCGGCAGACCAGCCAGCCAATCTGCTGATTGGCATTGAGGCCGATGGCGATATCGACGCGATTATTCAGGCGGCGGGCAGTGTGGCAACCGATACGCTACCGGGCGATGAACCGATTGATATTTGTCGGGTGGCAGAGGGGGAGAAGGGCATCAGCCATTTCTTTACTGCCCATATTACCCCGTTCTATGAGCGTCGCTGGGGCAGCTTCCTGCGCGACTTCAACGTTAAAAACATCGACTAA
- a CDS encoding APC family permease, with translation MTGKFKKQLTLTDLTFIGLGAIFGSGWLFAASHVSSIAGPAGIFSWLIGGGAVLLLGIVFCELGAALPRAGGVISYPVFSHGPLLGYMMGSITVIAFTSLVAIEVVAARQYAGAWFEQLTQPGSSNPTGVGWLFQFVLLCGFFYINYNSVKTFAKTNNIISVFKFIVPLLVLFTLFTFFKPVNLTIASFAPFGMSGVEMAVSAGGVIFAYLGLTPIIAVASEVKNPQRTIPIAMILSVLLSTAIYAALQLAFVGSIPTEMLAQGWHSISKEFTLPYRDISLMLGVIWLGYMVVADAIVSPAGAGNIYMNATPRIVYAWARSGTLFSCFTQIDGKSGIPRRALWLTFGLSIFWTLPFPSWEALINVVSAALVLSYALAPISVGALRKTCPDLPRPFRVARYDVIGPVTFMIASLIIYWSGWATLSWLLSLQIAMFVIYILCGRHVPTKRISLKQQIVSSSWLTTYYAMIIAISWAGSFGGHGYISHPADSVVVAVVAFIIYQWAVAVSIPHHLIDFEYDEVTDVQIEEENVKASVSTYG, from the coding sequence ATGACTGGAAAATTTAAAAAGCAGTTAACGCTGACCGATTTAACGTTTATTGGTTTGGGTGCCATTTTCGGTTCAGGTTGGTTATTTGCCGCCAGTCACGTCTCATCGATTGCGGGACCGGCCGGGATTTTTTCATGGCTGATTGGTGGCGGTGCCGTATTGCTGCTCGGCATCGTCTTTTGTGAACTCGGCGCGGCGCTGCCGCGCGCAGGGGGGGTGATCAGCTACCCGGTATTTTCCCACGGGCCATTGCTGGGTTACATGATGGGATCCATTACCGTTATCGCTTTCACCAGCCTGGTTGCAATAGAGGTGGTTGCCGCGCGCCAGTATGCCGGAGCCTGGTTCGAACAGCTGACGCAGCCGGGTAGCAGCAACCCAACAGGGGTTGGATGGCTATTCCAGTTTGTACTGTTGTGCGGCTTTTTCTACATCAATTACAACAGCGTGAAAACCTTTGCTAAAACCAACAATATCATCAGCGTCTTCAAATTTATTGTCCCGCTACTGGTCCTGTTTACCCTTTTCACTTTCTTTAAGCCGGTCAATCTCACCATTGCAAGTTTTGCCCCCTTCGGGATGAGCGGGGTTGAAATGGCGGTATCTGCCGGAGGCGTGATTTTTGCCTACCTTGGCTTAACCCCGATTATCGCAGTGGCCAGCGAGGTCAAAAATCCGCAACGCACGATCCCCATCGCCATGATCCTGTCGGTTTTACTCTCTACCGCTATCTATGCCGCGTTGCAGCTGGCCTTTGTCGGCAGTATTCCAACCGAAATGCTGGCGCAGGGATGGCATAGTATCAGCAAGGAATTTACACTGCCTTACCGTGATATCTCGCTGATGTTAGGCGTGATTTGGCTGGGTTATATGGTGGTGGCGGATGCCATCGTTTCACCGGCCGGTGCGGGTAATATCTATATGAACGCCACGCCCCGCATCGTTTATGCCTGGGCGAGATCGGGGACGCTGTTCAGCTGCTTCACGCAGATTGACGGTAAATCCGGTATTCCACGCCGTGCGTTGTGGCTCACCTTTGGCCTCTCTATTTTCTGGACATTGCCGTTTCCATCGTGGGAAGCGCTGATTAACGTGGTATCTGCGGCTCTGGTATTAAGTTATGCCCTTGCCCCCATTTCAGTAGGCGCATTACGTAAAACATGCCCGGACCTTCCGCGTCCCTTTCGTGTAGCAAGGTACGACGTTATCGGGCCTGTGACGTTTATGATTGCATCACTGATTATCTATTGGTCGGGGTGGGCGACGCTTTCGTGGCTGTTAAGTTTGCAGATTGCCATGTTCGTTATCTATATCCTTTGTGGCCGCCATGTGCCGACTAAAAGAATCAGCCTGAAGCAGCAAATTGTTTCATCTTCCTGGCTGACTACCTACTACGCCATGATAATTGCCATTTCATGGGCAGGAAGCTTCGGCGGTCACGGCTATATTTCTCATCCAGCGGACAGTGTGGTTGTGGCCGTTGTTGCCTTTATTATTTATCAATGGGCCGTGGCCGTGAGTATTCCACATCATCTTATCGATTTTGAATATGATGAGGTGACTGACGTACAGATTGAAGAGGAAAATGTGAAAGCCTCGGTGAGTACCTACGGTTAA
- a CDS encoding dihydrodipicolinate synthase family protein, producing the protein MMTDSVNWSGVFPAVSTQFNNDYSINLEATYTVISNLVKDGVSGLVVCGSVGENTSLTIEEKMAVTQVAKDAARGRIPVICGIAEFTSEGAAKVAKSVESVGVDGIMVMPALVYSAKPHETAQHFRYVANHTNLPVMVYNNPPIYKNDVTPDILISLADCENIVCFKDSSGDTRRFIDVRNRVGDRFVLFAGLDDVVLESLAVGAQGWISGMSNVFPKEGETIFRLCQQGRYQEAMPIYEWLMPILHLDARPDLVQCIKLCEEIAGRGSALTRPPRLPLQGADREHVYEIMRVAMETRPVLPDVGL; encoded by the coding sequence ATGATGACTGACAGCGTTAACTGGTCCGGTGTATTTCCGGCAGTATCAACTCAATTCAATAATGACTATTCCATTAATCTTGAAGCAACCTATACCGTTATTAGCAATCTGGTAAAAGATGGCGTTTCGGGCCTGGTTGTTTGTGGCAGCGTCGGTGAAAATACGTCGTTGACCATCGAGGAAAAAATGGCGGTAACCCAGGTGGCAAAGGATGCTGCCCGAGGCCGCATTCCGGTGATCTGCGGTATCGCCGAATTCACCAGCGAGGGCGCTGCTAAAGTAGCCAAGTCCGTGGAAAGCGTTGGCGTAGACGGCATTATGGTCATGCCAGCGCTGGTCTATTCCGCCAAACCCCATGAAACGGCTCAGCATTTCCGCTATGTCGCCAATCATACTAACCTCCCGGTGATGGTTTACAATAACCCACCGATTTACAAAAATGATGTCACGCCGGATATCCTGATTTCTCTCGCAGACTGTGAAAATATTGTCTGCTTCAAAGACAGCTCTGGCGATACGCGCCGCTTTATTGACGTGCGTAATCGGGTTGGCGATCGCTTTGTTCTGTTTGCTGGACTGGATGACGTGGTACTGGAAAGCCTCGCCGTTGGCGCACAAGGCTGGATCTCCGGCATGTCGAACGTATTCCCCAAAGAGGGCGAAACCATTTTTCGCCTGTGCCAGCAGGGGCGTTATCAGGAGGCTATGCCAATATATGAATGGCTGATGCCTATCCTGCACCTTGATGCCCGTCCGGATCTGGTACAGTGCATCAAGCTATGTGAAGAAATTGCCGGGCGTGGCAGTGCGCTGACTCGCCCGCCACGCCTGCCTTTACAGGGTGCAGATCGTGAACACGTCTATGAAATTATGCGTGTTGCTATGGAAACCCGCCCTGTATTACCCGATGTTGGTCTTTAG
- a CDS encoding GntR family transcriptional regulator, whose protein sequence is MNMFETPDLSSAPSTSDVITQYLRRAILNGHFAEDKPVRQDEIARKFNVSKIPVREALKKLEAEGLVLFVKNKGATVTRMSAAELAQLFEMRILLEVRLLELAIPNMGKEDFIYIEKACNKYICDKNVMNWAVLNWDFHLALYRAANRPLIVETVKAINQKLERYLRMQLSLSNGKEKSDSEHAEIISFCRQKNIAGAVNLLKKHIYGVCQSLLDNLHVKSREQGFDIMR, encoded by the coding sequence ATGAATATGTTCGAAACGCCTGATTTAAGCAGCGCGCCTTCAACTTCAGATGTCATTACGCAATATTTACGCCGGGCCATTCTGAACGGTCATTTCGCAGAGGATAAGCCTGTTCGACAGGATGAAATAGCCAGGAAATTTAACGTCAGTAAGATCCCAGTCAGAGAGGCGTTAAAAAAACTCGAAGCAGAAGGATTAGTGTTGTTTGTTAAAAATAAAGGGGCTACGGTGACGCGCATGAGTGCCGCTGAACTCGCCCAGTTATTTGAAATGCGTATTCTCCTTGAGGTGAGGCTGCTTGAGCTGGCTATTCCCAATATGGGAAAAGAAGATTTTATTTATATTGAAAAAGCCTGCAATAAATATATCTGCGACAAGAATGTGATGAACTGGGCAGTATTAAACTGGGATTTCCATCTGGCGCTTTACCGTGCGGCTAATCGCCCGCTGATTGTGGAAACCGTCAAAGCGATTAACCAAAAGCTTGAACGCTATCTACGAATGCAGCTCAGTCTGTCGAACGGCAAAGAAAAATCCGACAGCGAACACGCAGAAATTATTTCTTTCTGTCGACAGAAAAATATCGCTGGCGCCGTTAATTTGCTGAAAAAGCATATTTATGGCGTTTGCCAGTCATTATTAGACAATCTACATGTCAAATCTCGTGAACAAGGATTTGATATTATGAGGTGA
- a CDS encoding 4-hydroxyproline epimerase: MHRISVIDSHTGGEPTRLVIDGFPDLGRGSMSERRDLLAREYDRYRRTVILEPRGNDVLVGALLCPPVSPDACAGVIFFNNSGYLGMCGHGTIGLVRSLAWMGKISPGEHKIETPVGDVLAVLHQDLSVSVRNVAARRYKQSFSLEVPKFGRVTGDIAWGGNWFFLISNHGLAVQRDNLAQLAEYCTAVQKALLMQGIFGDDGAPVDHIELFASDAIADSRSFVLCPGGAYDRSPCGTGTSAKLACMAADNQLAPDTVWRQASVIGSVFEAWYRPLVTGIEPVIRGVASICAETTLVIDDNDPFAWGIP, translated from the coding sequence ATGCATAGAATTTCAGTCATAGACTCTCATACGGGTGGAGAACCCACTCGTCTGGTCATTGACGGCTTTCCCGATCTCGGACGAGGTTCGATGTCGGAACGACGTGATTTGCTTGCCAGAGAATACGACAGATATCGCCGCACCGTCATTCTCGAACCCCGTGGCAATGATGTCCTGGTAGGGGCTTTACTCTGCCCCCCCGTCTCGCCGGATGCTTGTGCCGGGGTGATTTTCTTCAACAATAGCGGCTATCTCGGAATGTGTGGCCACGGCACCATCGGGCTGGTGCGCTCCCTTGCCTGGATGGGGAAAATCTCTCCCGGCGAACACAAAATTGAAACCCCGGTCGGTGACGTGCTGGCCGTGCTGCATCAAGATCTCTCCGTCAGCGTGCGCAACGTTGCCGCCCGGCGTTATAAGCAGTCGTTCTCCCTTGAGGTGCCAAAATTCGGCAGGGTAACCGGCGATATTGCCTGGGGGGGGAACTGGTTCTTTCTTATCAGCAATCACGGGCTGGCGGTACAGCGCGACAACCTCGCACAGTTAGCCGAATACTGCACTGCCGTTCAGAAGGCGCTGCTGATGCAAGGGATATTTGGCGATGACGGTGCGCCTGTCGACCACATTGAGCTGTTTGCAAGCGATGCCATCGCCGACAGTCGCAGCTTCGTATTATGCCCGGGGGGGGCGTACGATCGCTCCCCTTGCGGCACCGGCACCAGTGCCAAGCTGGCCTGCATGGCTGCGGATAACCAGCTGGCTCCTGATACCGTCTGGCGCCAGGCCAGCGTGATCGGCAGCGTATTTGAAGCCTGGTACCGGCCACTGGTAACCGGCATTGAGCCGGTCATACGCGGTGTGGCTTCCATCTGCGCCGAGACCACGCTGGTGATTGATGACAACGATCCCTTTGCCTGGGGGATACCCTAA
- a CDS encoding NAD(P)/FAD-dependent oxidoreductase, which produces MSAREAAEVIVIGGGIVGACCAWTLANAGLKVIVIDAGLPNATSAGMGHLLILDDNSAERDLTRYSLKRWKEISHALPEAAAYRRNGTLWMAANEEEMAVAEEKYHLLRQLGEECDLLKAEQVTQAEPAIRHGLKGGLLVKDDGILYAPVVAQWMSDHPQIKKVHGRVVDINEPYVVLDDGRQYRAGHIVLANGIQASELLAELPLVPKKGHLLITDRYPHGITRTLVELGYVTRAHHATGSSAACNIQPRPTGQLLVGSTRQFDSVDPAVEPWMLSKMVRRACEYVPALKEMNAIRTWTGFRAASPDGLPLIGRHPVRCGLWLAVGHEGLGVTTATATADLIKAAIFQQHHQLDAGAYLPDRFLSGG; this is translated from the coding sequence ATGTCGGCCCGCGAGGCTGCTGAAGTCATTGTTATCGGCGGCGGCATTGTCGGGGCCTGCTGCGCGTGGACGTTGGCCAATGCCGGTCTGAAAGTCATAGTCATTGACGCCGGCTTGCCCAACGCTACGTCGGCGGGCATGGGTCATCTACTGATCCTTGATGACAACTCTGCCGAGCGCGATCTGACGCGCTATTCGCTGAAGCGTTGGAAAGAGATAAGCCACGCCTTGCCTGAGGCGGCGGCATATCGCAGAAACGGCACGTTGTGGATGGCCGCCAATGAAGAAGAGATGGCGGTGGCCGAAGAAAAATATCATCTGTTGCGCCAGCTGGGAGAAGAGTGCGATCTGCTCAAAGCAGAGCAGGTTACTCAGGCCGAGCCTGCCATCCGTCATGGTTTAAAGGGAGGTCTGCTGGTCAAAGATGACGGGATTTTGTACGCGCCCGTGGTCGCACAATGGATGTCAGATCATCCCCAGATCAAAAAGGTGCACGGGCGCGTTGTCGACATCAACGAACCTTATGTCGTCCTTGACGATGGCAGGCAGTACCGGGCCGGACATATCGTCCTTGCCAATGGCATTCAGGCGTCAGAACTGCTAGCCGAATTACCGCTGGTGCCAAAGAAAGGGCACCTGCTGATCACCGATCGCTATCCGCACGGCATCACCCGAACGTTAGTTGAACTGGGCTACGTCACCCGCGCTCACCATGCCACCGGGTCGTCTGCCGCCTGCAATATCCAGCCGCGCCCGACCGGACAGCTTTTAGTGGGATCAACCCGTCAGTTCGATAGCGTTGATCCTGCCGTTGAGCCGTGGATGCTCAGCAAGATGGTGCGCAGAGCCTGTGAGTATGTCCCCGCTCTTAAAGAGATGAACGCGATCCGTACCTGGACAGGATTCAGGGCCGCCTCACCCGACGGTTTGCCGCTGATAGGGCGCCATCCGGTACGCTGCGGCCTGTGGCTTGCGGTGGGGCACGAAGGGCTGGGCGTGACCACGGCCACCGCCACGGCGGATCTGATTAAAGCCGCCATTTTTCAGCAACATCACCAGCTGGATGCCGGGGCGTATTTACCCGACCGTTTCTTATCCGGAGGCTAG
- a CDS encoding 2Fe-2S iron-sulfur cluster-binding protein: MIALFIDGAPVTVVDGASVAAALSQVADGCSRTSVTDQRRAPFCGMGICQECRVNIDGRRRLACQTLCTEAMAVITHE; this comes from the coding sequence ATGATCGCACTGTTTATCGACGGCGCGCCCGTCACGGTAGTGGATGGCGCCAGCGTGGCGGCGGCATTGTCGCAGGTTGCCGACGGCTGTAGTCGCACCTCGGTCACCGACCAGCGCCGCGCCCCGTTTTGCGGTATGGGCATCTGCCAGGAGTGCCGGGTCAATATTGACGGCAGGCGCAGGCTGGCTTGCCAGACATTGTGTACCGAAGCGATGGCGGTGATAACCCATGAATAA